In the genome of Misgurnus anguillicaudatus chromosome 11, ASM2758022v2, whole genome shotgun sequence, one region contains:
- the fgf8a gene encoding fibroblast growth factor 8 isoform X1, with protein sequence MRLFPSRLSYLLLHLFAFCYYAQVTIQSSPNFTQHVSEQSRVTDRVSRRLIRTYQLYSRTSGKHVQVLPNKKINAMADDGDVHAKLIVETDTFGSRVRIKGAETGFYICMNRRGKLIGKKNGQGKDCIFTEIVLENNYTALQNVKYEGWYMAFTRKGRPRKGSKTRQHQREVHFMKRLPRGHQIAEHRPFDFINYPFNKRTKRTRYSGER encoded by the exons ATGAGGCTCTTTCCATCGCGATTGAGTTATCT ATTGCTTCACCTCTTTGCGTTCTGCTACTATGCTCAG GTAACCATTCAGTCCTCACCTAATTTTACACAGCATGTGAGTGAGCAAAGTAGGGTGACGGACCGGGTCAGCCGTAGACTAATCCGGACCTACCAGCTTTACAGTCGAACCAGTGGCAAGCACGTGCAAGTTCTGCCTAACAAGAAAATCAACGCCATGGCAGATGATGGAGACGTTCATG cCAAGCTCATAGTGGAGACTGACACGTTTGGGAGTCGAGTACGAATTAAAGGAGCTGAAACAGGCTTCTACATCTGTATGAACAGGAGGGGAAAGCTGATTGGCAAG AAAAACGGTCAGGGGAAGGACTGCATTTTCACCGAGATAGTACTGGAGAATAACTACACAGCTCTGCAGAATgtaaagtatgaaggctggtACATGGCTTTTACACGCAAAGGCAGACCCCGCAAGGGCTCCAAAACCAGGCAACATCAGCGGGAAGTCCACTTCATGAAGAGGCTGCCCAGGGGACATCAAATCGCAGAGCACAGACCCTTTGATTTCATCAACTACCCTTTCAACAAACGGACTAAACGCACCCGCTACTCAGGCGAGCGTTGA
- the fgf8a gene encoding fibroblast growth factor 8 isoform X2: MRLFPSRLSYLLLHLFAFCYYAQHVSEQSRVTDRVSRRLIRTYQLYSRTSGKHVQVLPNKKINAMADDGDVHAKLIVETDTFGSRVRIKGAETGFYICMNRRGKLIGKKNGQGKDCIFTEIVLENNYTALQNVKYEGWYMAFTRKGRPRKGSKTRQHQREVHFMKRLPRGHQIAEHRPFDFINYPFNKRTKRTRYSGER, translated from the exons ATGAGGCTCTTTCCATCGCGATTGAGTTATCT ATTGCTTCACCTCTTTGCGTTCTGCTACTATGCTCAG CATGTGAGTGAGCAAAGTAGGGTGACGGACCGGGTCAGCCGTAGACTAATCCGGACCTACCAGCTTTACAGTCGAACCAGTGGCAAGCACGTGCAAGTTCTGCCTAACAAGAAAATCAACGCCATGGCAGATGATGGAGACGTTCATG cCAAGCTCATAGTGGAGACTGACACGTTTGGGAGTCGAGTACGAATTAAAGGAGCTGAAACAGGCTTCTACATCTGTATGAACAGGAGGGGAAAGCTGATTGGCAAG AAAAACGGTCAGGGGAAGGACTGCATTTTCACCGAGATAGTACTGGAGAATAACTACACAGCTCTGCAGAATgtaaagtatgaaggctggtACATGGCTTTTACACGCAAAGGCAGACCCCGCAAGGGCTCCAAAACCAGGCAACATCAGCGGGAAGTCCACTTCATGAAGAGGCTGCCCAGGGGACATCAAATCGCAGAGCACAGACCCTTTGATTTCATCAACTACCCTTTCAACAAACGGACTAAACGCACCCGCTACTCAGGCGAGCGTTGA